In Candidatus Babeliales bacterium, the DNA window CTTGATTCTGTTGTTGCTGAATATGTTGGATACCAAGATAATTTAACCGTGAGTCCTCAAGACATTAAAGCGATTTTACAAATTACCCAACGATCTCGGTTAAAAGATTTTCTCTACTTCCCCTTCTTGAAAACACAACTCAACGGCCAAGAATTTCCCGTTGAAGGAGAAAGCCTTGTTCAATTTTGTTTACGCGAAAAATCGGTCAATCATATTATTCATCATCTAACGAAAAAATAATTCGGACCCCAATACATTGGAACCCAAACATGCAAAATTCCACACGCTCTTTAGTTATTTTAGGCGCAGGTCCTGCTGGACTTACAGCAGCTATTTACGCGGCACGCGCAAACTTAAAACCTGTTATCATTGAAGGCCCTAAGCCTGGTGGCCAGCTTATGGGAACTACCGACATTGAAAACTGGCCTGGATCTGGCTCCATTAAAGGCCCTGAGCTCATGATCAATATGGCTGATCATGCTAAAAAATTTAACGTTGAAACTATATCTGGCTCAGTTACTGCTGTAGATCTTTCCCAAAAGCCTTTTGTTATAACCGTTGATGGAAAAAAACAGATTCAGGCACACAGTATCATCATCGCTACAGGAGCAACACCAAACCAACTTAATTGTCCCGGAGAGGCAGAATTTTGGGGCAAAGGTGTGTCGACATGCGCTGTCTGCGATGGAGCGTTTTATAGAGATCAAGAAATTATTATCGTGGGCGGCGGAGATTCAAGCATGGAAGCTGCTTCTTTTTTACGCCGTAATGGCAATAAAATAACCATTGTCCACATTGGCGACAAACTGACTGCATCGCATGCGATGCAAGCTCGAGTGCTGGACAAACCAGAAATTAACATCATTTACAACAGCACGGTTACGGCTATCCATGGCAAAGATGGTAAGCTCACTGGTGCTACGGTTGCCAATCAGCTCACTGGGCAAACTCAAGAACTGAAAGCGGATGGACTATTTTTAGCTATCGGCCTTAAGCCAAACACTACCATGTTTGCCGGTCAAGTTGAGCGAACTCAAACTGGTCACATAGTTGTGCATGATTTAGTTAAGACATCGGTTCCTGGGGTATTTGCAGCTGGTGATGTGCAAGATCCAAAGTATCGTCAAGCCATTGTTTCTGCTGGTTTTGGATGTATGGCTGCCCTTGAAGCTGAAAGATATTTAGCTGACCAGCATCTGGATTAGATGTTTGTATTGCAAAAAATCCTATATTCTTTACAATATTACTTATGAAATAGCTATTTTTCAGTCCAAGAGAAAAGGTTCTTCTTATGTCAGTAACATTTTTTAGAAAAAGTCGCGTTAAACGTAACAGAAAACACGGATTCTTAAAACGTATGTCTACCAAAGATGGTCGTAACATCATCAGACGTCGCCGAGCAAAAGGCAGAACTCGTTTAGCAGTTCATGCATAAGCTTTTGCTTAGGCAGTAAACGTGAATCTTGAATCTATGCAAAACGCATCTAAAAATCTTTCAAAGTTCAAAAAGAAAGAGCTTGATCACTTCTTTAATACGGCAACGTGTAAAAAAAAGAATCAAGCTTTTACTTTTTTGACGGCTCCGACAATCTCTCTACCATTCGGTAGAATTTTAGTTATCGCATCCCGAAAATATGGAAACTCTCCCGAGCGCAATTTACTTAAACGTAGATGTAAGGCTATTTTCTGGGAAGAAAAATTATATGAAAAAAAGATCGATCTTATAATCATTGCTCGACCTTCTGGAAAAAAATATGATTTCGCTCAACTTAAAGAACTTCTGCTTGCAATTTTTATCTAAAGCCGATCGTATCATCTCAAAGCTTCTCATTTTTTTAATCATTTTGCTTCGCCCGCTTCTAGGACAACAAAGCATTTGCCCGTTTGCCCTGGGTTGCACTCAATTTGCGATCTTACAGCTGGAGACTGAGTACTTGTATCAGTCGTTGCCAGCCATCTGCAAACGTCTCTTAAGTTGCAACCCTGTCTCGATCTGGCTGAAAAATAGAAGGCAACATTAGTTGCCCTCTACCGTTATATCAAAATTATGGCAATGGTTGTTGTTTTTTAGGTGTTAATGATAATACTTTTGGTGTTCTCCCAGATGAACTTGCTAATAGAGCTGTTGCGGCTGCAGAGCTTGCCGCTATTCTTTGTTGTTGCTCTACTGATTTTGTTGTGGGAAGCATTTCGCGTTTAACGTACTGTTGTAAATGTTGCTCATTTGATGCAGGTGCTGCTGGCTTTGCTGATATTTTTGCCACTGGTTTTGACTGATTACTAAATAAATTACGATCAACTACATTTTTTTCTAACGGTGCGACTATTGTAAACTCTGTTTCATCATCATCTAAATTTCTTGATTTAGTATTTTTTGATGATGCTACAACACCACTACTCATTTGTTCAAATAAATTTTTAGATGGATCATTTTCAATAAATCTTACCTCTGATTCTTTTCTTATTGGCTTTGTTGACGATCCAAAGAAATCCTCTAAAGACAGTGAACTTTCCAATTTCAAAGATGAATCCAACCTCTGTTGATCTTCTTTTTTAGATTTTATTTCTTCTTGCTGTTTTTCTTTTTGCTCTTTCAGCAATTGTTCTACATTTTCTATAACAGGATATGCTGTTATTATAATGTTTTGGTTACGTTTTGGTGCAACTAGATTTACCTTAACGCCCTCAATCTTTATTGAAGCATTAACCCAACCGCTTGTGTCATTCTGATCAACAGCCCATGTAATATTTTCTTTAAGTGCCTTTTTTATAGATCCTATTATATCCGCAGGTTTCCACGTTGTTGGAAATTCTGTTTTTTCAATTGTTTCACCATGACCACTAAATGGATTTATTAAAAGATAATAAGTAGAACCATTACTATCTGATACTTTTTTTGAAATTTTCACTAAACCAAATTCTTGTAAGTTTTCACTAGTACCTCCTAAATGCCCACCTTTAAATTTAACCAAAACTTTTCCAGAGAGGCCTGCTTTAATGGAAGGATCAATGCGAATAACATGAGATCCTTGTTGCGCGTCACTTAAATCATCATTGATAATGGCAACAAAATATTCAACTACTTCTTTTACTTCGTTAACCAAATCGTTAGGTATCCCTCCATTCATCTTTGCAATTTTCTTAAGAGTTTTTAAGGCCTCTTTATACTCTTCATCACTTGTTTGGAATTGCTCTCGGTTTAACAATATATTTACCTGATCACGAGCAAATACTGGACGACCTCCACTATCTCTATTTTTACCAATTGACTGTCCTAATCGCTTACGAGGTTTTGGTATCTCTGGCGTACTGCGAAAAGAGCCCTCATTTATACCTTGCAGAGGAGACTGTCCTGTATCATTGTTAACTGTCTCTGAAGGTATAGGAGGCGTCATTGATTGACCTAACCTACTCGATGATAATTTCTCATCAGTTCTAGCAGACCTTGGTTGCTGATTAAATGGCGATGGCGAAACATCATCTGTTCGTACTAGCGATGGAGATTCCTTTGAAGTTGGCGTGCCTTCAACCTTTTGCGCTAGGTCTTTTTCTATGTTTTCTAAAAATAGGCCTATTCTAAAAAGTACCCCTTCACGCCTAACTGGTTCTGGCGTTCTAGGTTCACCTTTGATTGACTCTTCCAACTCATCTTGTGACGGTCCACCATAAGCAGCACCAAATGGTCCTCCATAACCAGCCCCAGACGGTCCTCCATAAGCAGCCCCAGATGAAAAATTGTCTCCCTGCCTTGATGGAGATGAGGTATCTTCTTGATAGTAAGAAAGTCTTTTTGTAGGCGTAATATTACTTCGTTTTGACGAATCTAACATTGAATTACTCAAGTTTTGAGGAATTTGACTCCCTAGTAGTGTTGATGAAGAATCTGCTTTCGATTTTGGAATCGGAAGCATTAACTGTTGGCTCGACAGGGGTTGCGGAGGCTGTTGTTGTTGCTGCAGATACTGTTCATATTGCGGCGGCTGTTGTTGAAAATACCGTTGCCGCTGAGCTTGCCCACTACTGCCTAGCATTAACCCATGCGTCACCGTAACAACACATAAAATTCTTAATAAAAATCTTTTCACTTTTGACACTCCCCTACGTATAAAAACAGATGCTTCAAGAATGGCTTTTATGCACGTAAAGAAGCAAGAGGAGAGCAAATCAGGAGCAAGGAT includes these proteins:
- the trxB gene encoding thioredoxin-disulfide reductase — encoded protein: MQNSTRSLVILGAGPAGLTAAIYAARANLKPVIIEGPKPGGQLMGTTDIENWPGSGSIKGPELMINMADHAKKFNVETISGSVTAVDLSQKPFVITVDGKKQIQAHSIIIATGATPNQLNCPGEAEFWGKGVSTCAVCDGAFYRDQEIIIVGGGDSSMEAASFLRRNGNKITIVHIGDKLTASHAMQARVLDKPEINIIYNSTVTAIHGKDGKLTGATVANQLTGQTQELKADGLFLAIGLKPNTTMFAGQVERTQTGHIVVHDLVKTSVPGVFAAGDVQDPKYRQAIVSAGFGCMAALEAERYLADQHLD
- the rpmH gene encoding 50S ribosomal protein L34, which gives rise to MSVTFFRKSRVKRNRKHGFLKRMSTKDGRNIIRRRRAKGRTRLAVHA
- the rnpA gene encoding ribonuclease P protein component; the protein is MNLESMQNASKNLSKFKKKELDHFFNTATCKKKNQAFTFLTAPTISLPFGRILVIASRKYGNSPERNLLKRRCKAIFWEEKLYEKKIDLIIIARPSGKKYDFAQLKELLLAIFI
- a CDS encoding EndoU domain-containing protein translates to MKRFLLRILCVVTVTHGLMLGSSGQAQRQRYFQQQPPQYEQYLQQQQQPPQPLSSQQLMLPIPKSKADSSSTLLGSQIPQNLSNSMLDSSKRSNITPTKRLSYYQEDTSSPSRQGDNFSSGAAYGGPSGAGYGGPFGAAYGGPSQDELEESIKGEPRTPEPVRREGVLFRIGLFLENIEKDLAQKVEGTPTSKESPSLVRTDDVSPSPFNQQPRSARTDEKLSSSRLGQSMTPPIPSETVNNDTGQSPLQGINEGSFRSTPEIPKPRKRLGQSIGKNRDSGGRPVFARDQVNILLNREQFQTSDEEYKEALKTLKKIAKMNGGIPNDLVNEVKEVVEYFVAIINDDLSDAQQGSHVIRIDPSIKAGLSGKVLVKFKGGHLGGTSENLQEFGLVKISKKVSDSNGSTYYLLINPFSGHGETIEKTEFPTTWKPADIIGSIKKALKENITWAVDQNDTSGWVNASIKIEGVKVNLVAPKRNQNIIITAYPVIENVEQLLKEQKEKQQEEIKSKKEDQQRLDSSLKLESSLSLEDFFGSSTKPIRKESEVRFIENDPSKNLFEQMSSGVVASSKNTKSRNLDDDETEFTIVAPLEKNVVDRNLFSNQSKPVAKISAKPAAPASNEQHLQQYVKREMLPTTKSVEQQQRIAASSAAATALLASSSGRTPKVLSLTPKKQQPLP